The following proteins come from a genomic window of Pseudomonas putida:
- a CDS encoding PDR/VanB family oxidoreductase yields MSWTSLQVRALRLEADDVLGVELGTPGGAPLPLSWAAGAHVDLRLGNGLVRQYSVVSLPEEGHLYLGIKREPASRGGSQWLHEHLRLGARIEVGTPRNLFALQPGAGPVTLLAAGIGITPLLPMYRQCLAQGRAVRLLYFTKDARQLPLIQRQNLPIEVFSGLRAAQVKQALSGLLPVWQPQASLYCCGPAGFMDSVEQAAFAHGWPASALYREHFKPAEPAAQADSSCTLVLQRSGREVQVQAGESLLQAAARVGVDLPISCGMGICGACMCRVIEGEPEHRDECLTEVQRSSGEWITPCVSASRSARLVLDA; encoded by the coding sequence ATGAGCTGGACCTCGTTGCAGGTACGCGCCTTGCGCCTGGAAGCTGACGACGTGCTGGGTGTCGAACTCGGCACTCCGGGCGGCGCACCGCTGCCGCTGAGCTGGGCGGCCGGCGCCCATGTCGACCTGCGCCTGGGCAACGGCCTGGTCCGCCAATACTCCGTGGTCAGCCTGCCCGAAGAGGGCCATCTGTACCTGGGCATCAAGCGTGAGCCTGCCTCGCGCGGCGGTTCACAGTGGTTGCACGAGCACCTGCGTCTGGGCGCACGGATCGAGGTCGGCACCCCGCGCAACCTGTTTGCCCTGCAACCGGGGGCGGGCCCAGTGACATTGCTGGCGGCCGGGATCGGCATCACGCCCCTGCTGCCGATGTACCGCCAATGCCTGGCGCAAGGGCGCGCGGTGCGCCTGCTGTATTTCACCAAGGACGCGCGACAGCTGCCGCTGATCCAGCGCCAGAACCTGCCGATCGAAGTGTTCAGCGGCTTGCGCGCCGCGCAGGTCAAGCAAGCCTTGAGCGGGCTTTTGCCCGTTTGGCAGCCCCAAGCCAGCCTGTATTGCTGTGGGCCCGCAGGGTTCATGGACAGTGTGGAGCAGGCCGCTTTCGCCCATGGCTGGCCAGCGTCGGCCTTGTACCGCGAGCACTTCAAGCCTGCCGAACCTGCAGCCCAGGCCGACTCCAGCTGCACACTGGTGTTGCAGCGCAGCGGGCGTGAGGTCCAGGTGCAAGCCGGCGAAAGCCTGCTGCAGGCCGCTGCGCGGGTCGGGGTGGACCTGCCCATCTCGTGCGGGATGGGCATTTGCGGTGCGTGCATGTGCCGGGTTATCGAGGGCGAGCCAGAGCACCGTGACGAGTGCCTGACAGAAGTTCAACGCAGCAGCGGCGAATGGATCACGCCGTGCGTCTCGGCGTCGCGCAGTGCGCGCCTGGTGCTGGACGCCTGA
- a CDS encoding intermembrane transport protein PqiB, with translation MNPSSNDSPSVPGPAPVMTRRLSFSLVWVVPIVAVLVGLSLVVHNLMQEGPTITLTFKTGAGLAANKTEVRYRNVVIGQVTEVALSSDQKNVNATVKLDKEAEGFTREDSKFWVVRPRIGAGGVSGIDTLLSGDYIGADIGQSNSRVKHFTGLENPPPITYGEPGKHFTLHTQDLGSLDIGSPVYFRKIPVGQVVAYALDKDGKGVDVEVFVHAPNDAFVTANTRFWNASGIDVEVGANGFALKTESLSSILVGGIAFRAPDFNPNDTVASEDQRFELFADQNSALAPPAGKAQYLALRFDQAMRGLKVDAPVEFLGVEIGRVVSVNLDFDEKQRSFPVNVGIVIYPQRLGRAHEKMLKALQHDPNDEASAAKLMGTFIDNGLRAQARSGNLLTGQLYIALDFFPKAEKVAFDPTARPVMIPTVPGSLELLQEQLQTMVDKVNRLPLERIASNLDANLVELRKSLTQFNGKTLPGVQSTLAEVSTTLKSANSTLAEDSPQREQLTQTLDELGRMSRSLRELADYLGRNPESLIRGRPDNAAPMDLQGPPRK, from the coding sequence ATGAACCCATCCAGCAATGACAGCCCATCCGTTCCAGGCCCGGCCCCCGTCATGACCCGGCGTTTGAGCTTCTCTTTGGTGTGGGTTGTGCCAATCGTGGCGGTTCTGGTCGGCCTCTCGCTGGTGGTGCATAACCTCATGCAGGAAGGGCCGACCATCACCCTTACCTTCAAGACTGGCGCAGGGCTTGCGGCCAACAAGACCGAAGTACGCTACCGCAACGTTGTGATTGGCCAGGTTACCGAGGTGGCCCTGAGCAGTGACCAGAAGAACGTCAATGCTACCGTCAAGCTCGATAAAGAGGCTGAGGGCTTCACCCGTGAGGACTCCAAGTTCTGGGTGGTCCGCCCACGCATCGGTGCAGGTGGCGTGTCGGGCATAGACACCTTGCTCTCAGGCGACTATATCGGTGCCGATATCGGCCAGTCGAACAGCCGTGTAAAGCACTTTACCGGCCTTGAAAATCCCCCGCCCATCACCTACGGCGAGCCCGGCAAGCATTTCACCCTGCACACACAGGACCTGGGCTCGCTGGACATCGGCTCCCCGGTGTATTTCCGCAAGATCCCGGTCGGCCAGGTGGTCGCCTACGCCCTGGACAAGGATGGCAAAGGGGTTGATGTAGAGGTCTTCGTCCACGCGCCCAACGATGCCTTCGTGACTGCCAACACCCGCTTCTGGAACGCAAGTGGCATTGACGTAGAGGTCGGCGCCAATGGCTTCGCGCTCAAGACCGAATCGCTGTCTTCCATTCTGGTCGGCGGCATCGCCTTCCGTGCACCGGACTTCAACCCCAACGACACCGTCGCCAGCGAAGACCAGCGCTTCGAGCTGTTCGCCGACCAGAACAGTGCGCTGGCACCGCCTGCCGGCAAGGCGCAGTACCTGGCACTGCGTTTCGACCAGGCGATGCGCGGCCTGAAAGTGGATGCGCCTGTGGAGTTTCTGGGCGTGGAGATTGGCCGTGTCGTGTCGGTCAACCTGGACTTCGATGAGAAACAGCGCAGTTTCCCGGTCAATGTCGGCATCGTGATCTACCCCCAGCGCCTGGGCCGGGCGCACGAGAAGATGCTCAAGGCCCTGCAGCACGATCCCAATGACGAAGCGTCCGCGGCCAAACTGATGGGGACGTTCATCGACAACGGTCTGCGAGCCCAGGCACGCAGTGGCAACCTGCTAACGGGCCAGCTGTACATTGCCCTGGACTTCTTCCCCAAAGCTGAGAAAGTGGCGTTCGACCCGACTGCCCGACCAGTGATGATCCCTACCGTTCCAGGCAGCCTGGAGCTGCTGCAGGAGCAGTTGCAGACCATGGTCGACAAGGTCAACCGGCTGCCACTGGAACGTATCGCCAGCAACCTGGACGCCAACCTGGTCGAGCTGCGCAAGAGCCTGACACAGTTCAATGGCAAGACATTGCCGGGGGTACAGAGCACCTTGGCCGAAGTCAGCACTACCCTCAAATCGGCCAACTCGACCCTGGCAGAAGATTCGCCGCAACGGGAGCAACTGACGCAAACCCTCGACGAGCTCGGCCGCATGTCGCGCTCGCTGCGCGAACTTGCCGACTACCTGGGCCGTAACCCCGAGTCGCTGATCCGTGGCCGCCCCGACAACGCCGCGCCAATGGACCTGCAAGGGCCGCCACGCAAATGA
- a CDS encoding hybrid sensor histidine kinase/response regulator — protein sequence MDRESPGIHSPTGASAAQSQEHAFPTNTAERLQLALDAGAIIGTWLWDIPNNQVTADERFSRSFGLPADRCMAGIPIEEAFASIHPHDRERVWADIQQVMGRGGAFRCEYRVRHDDGDYRWVEANGRAQLDPQGVAVRFPGILMDIESRRSAEAERDRMSALLRTFTAAVPGVVYAKDLAGRMLVANHGATRLIGKPPEFYLGKTDIEFLEDKAQARQVMETDQRIMHGGVAEQIEERVDMPDGSATYWLSIKAPLLSDTGEVMGLIGSSIDVTARKTAESKLLELNRTLEARIEQAVAEREAAQAALRQSQKMEAVGQLTGGIAHDFNNLLAGITGSLDLIRLRLKQGHVADVERYLSVAQGAAQRAASLTHRLLAFSRRQTLLPEHTDVNTLISDMEELIRRTVGPSINLRVQLDAKASTCLVDPAQVENALLNLCINSRDAGGAEISVSTFNQALQPGPGLDPELPPGTYLTVCVADNGIGMNAETLSRVFEPFFTTKPVGAGTGLGLSMIYGFAKQSGGQVKIESQEGAGTRVYLQLPSQAARVDRDEPLRTPVKAPPALSGATVLVVDDEPSVRMFVSETLGSCGYVVIEAADSLAGLQLLRSDTRIDLLVTDIGLPGGIDGRQMTKTARLCRPGLPVLFMTGYAQPHVLDEAPMEAHTAVLTKPFSLEALTLNVNALLRHSSR from the coding sequence ATGGATCGCGAAAGTCCTGGCATTCACAGCCCTACTGGCGCATCTGCAGCGCAGAGCCAGGAACATGCGTTTCCAACCAATACTGCAGAGCGATTGCAGCTGGCGCTCGATGCTGGCGCGATCATCGGCACCTGGTTATGGGATATCCCCAATAATCAGGTCACAGCCGATGAACGCTTCTCCCGATCCTTCGGGCTGCCCGCCGACAGGTGCATGGCAGGCATCCCGATTGAAGAAGCGTTTGCCTCGATACACCCGCACGATCGTGAGCGTGTCTGGGCCGACATCCAGCAAGTGATGGGCCGCGGTGGTGCATTCAGGTGCGAATACCGGGTTAGACACGATGATGGCGACTATCGATGGGTCGAGGCCAATGGCCGTGCACAGCTCGACCCGCAAGGTGTGGCTGTGCGGTTCCCTGGCATACTCATGGATATCGAATCGCGCCGCTCGGCAGAGGCTGAGCGCGACAGGATGTCGGCCCTGCTGCGAACATTCACGGCAGCAGTGCCAGGGGTTGTCTATGCCAAGGACCTGGCAGGACGCATGCTGGTGGCCAATCATGGTGCCACGCGACTGATCGGCAAGCCGCCGGAGTTCTACCTGGGAAAGACCGATATCGAGTTCCTGGAGGACAAAGCCCAGGCTCGCCAGGTGATGGAAACAGATCAGCGCATCATGCACGGTGGTGTGGCCGAGCAGATCGAGGAGCGGGTCGACATGCCCGATGGCTCGGCGACTTACTGGCTTTCCATCAAGGCCCCGCTGTTGAGCGACACCGGAGAAGTCATGGGGCTGATCGGGTCCTCCATCGATGTAACGGCCCGCAAAACTGCGGAATCCAAGTTGCTTGAGCTTAACCGCACGCTGGAAGCTCGCATTGAGCAAGCCGTTGCCGAGCGTGAAGCGGCTCAGGCGGCGCTTCGTCAGTCACAGAAAATGGAAGCGGTCGGCCAGCTGACCGGGGGGATTGCCCACGACTTCAACAACCTGCTGGCGGGTATCACCGGCAGCCTGGACTTGATCAGGCTGCGCCTGAAGCAGGGGCATGTCGCGGACGTGGAGCGGTACTTGTCGGTGGCGCAGGGGGCGGCGCAGCGCGCTGCCTCGCTCACGCACAGGTTGCTGGCCTTCTCTCGTCGCCAGACGTTGCTGCCTGAGCATACTGACGTGAACACCTTGATCAGCGACATGGAAGAGCTGATTCGTCGGACGGTCGGCCCTTCGATCAACCTGCGGGTGCAGCTCGATGCGAAGGCCAGCACGTGCTTGGTCGATCCGGCGCAGGTCGAAAATGCGCTGCTCAATTTATGTATCAATAGCCGTGACGCCGGCGGCGCTGAGATATCTGTCAGTACGTTCAACCAGGCGCTGCAGCCAGGGCCGGGCCTGGATCCGGAGCTGCCCCCCGGAACGTATTTGACGGTTTGCGTGGCTGACAATGGCATCGGGATGAATGCCGAAACACTTAGCCGCGTATTCGAGCCCTTTTTCACGACAAAGCCGGTTGGCGCAGGCACCGGGCTGGGCTTGTCGATGATCTACGGGTTCGCCAAACAGTCAGGGGGGCAGGTGAAGATAGAATCGCAGGAGGGCGCAGGCACCCGCGTATACCTTCAGTTGCCCAGCCAAGCCGCCCGAGTTGACCGAGATGAGCCTTTGCGCACTCCGGTCAAGGCACCACCTGCGCTTTCCGGTGCGACGGTATTGGTGGTCGACGATGAGCCCTCGGTACGGATGTTTGTAAGCGAAACCCTGGGCAGCTGTGGTTACGTGGTGATTGAAGCTGCTGACAGCCTGGCGGGCCTGCAACTGCTGCGCTCGGATACCCGCATCGATCTGTTGGTGACGGATATAGGCCTGCCAGGTGGGATTGACGGCCGGCAGATGACGAAGACGGCGCGCCTTTGTAGGCCTGGGTTGCCGGTGTTGTTCATGACCGGGTATGCGCAGCCGCACGTCCTGGACGAGGCCCCGATGGAAGCGCATACGGCAGTGCTTACCAAACCGTTTTCACTTGAAGCGCTGACCCTGAACGTCAATGCGCTGCTTAGACACTCAAGCCGATAA
- a CDS encoding paraquat-inducible protein A, translated as MNRPPTATELNLCLCHSCGLACDMRDEPHQCPRCDAPLHRRKTNSLGRTWAYLFAALAFYIPANVLPVMNTTMLGSGADSTIMSGVIEFWGHGAWDIALIIFIASIAVPGVKFMALTMLLITVQRGSTWAQQQRSKLFRFVELIGYWSMLDVLVVALVAALVKFQALGDIEPRPGILFFGLVVVFTMLSAMSFDPRLIWDTPPDKELMDEPIQQ; from the coding sequence ATGAACCGGCCGCCAACCGCTACCGAGCTCAACCTGTGCCTTTGCCACAGTTGCGGGCTGGCCTGCGACATGCGCGACGAACCGCATCAGTGCCCACGCTGCGATGCCCCGTTGCATCGGCGCAAGACCAACTCCCTGGGCCGCACCTGGGCCTACCTGTTTGCTGCGCTGGCCTTCTACATACCGGCCAACGTGCTGCCGGTGATGAACACCACAATGCTTGGCAGCGGCGCCGACAGCACCATCATGAGTGGTGTAATCGAGTTCTGGGGGCACGGCGCGTGGGACATCGCGCTGATCATCTTCATCGCCAGCATCGCCGTGCCAGGTGTGAAGTTCATGGCATTGACGATGCTGTTGATTACAGTCCAGCGTGGCAGCACCTGGGCGCAACAGCAGCGCTCGAAGCTCTTCCGCTTCGTTGAACTGATCGGCTATTGGTCGATGCTCGATGTGCTGGTAGTCGCTCTGGTTGCGGCGCTGGTGAAGTTCCAAGCCTTGGGCGACATCGAGCCGCGCCCAGGCATTCTGTTCTTTGGCCTGGTGGTGGTGTTCACCATGCTTTCAGCGATGAGTTTCGACCCCCGCCTGATCTGGGACACGCCACCTGACAAGGAGCTCATGGATGAACCCATCCAGCAATGA
- a CDS encoding DUF3313 domain-containing protein, which yields MRLAFLASTLCIASLTLVGCSSNLTQPDEYSGFLKDYSRLKEAESPTGAPVMRWIDPQLDINKYTSFYVEPSQLYPKPQPTEKIPQSTLQGITNYYDTALKRELGKSLPLATSPGPGTIVVRPAITGVSSKTKGLRPYEVIPIALVAAGVSAATGIRDQDTTIATEVAFIDAQTNKVIAQGVRKGAGQQLDNSSQVMQASDAKKVLDSWASDVHQYYMQMKAKAK from the coding sequence ATGAGATTAGCGTTTTTGGCAAGTACGCTGTGTATCGCTTCGCTTACGCTTGTGGGGTGTTCCAGCAACTTGACCCAGCCGGATGAATATTCCGGTTTTCTCAAGGACTACAGTCGCTTGAAGGAAGCGGAATCACCTACAGGCGCACCGGTGATGCGCTGGATCGATCCCCAGCTTGATATCAACAAGTACACCTCGTTCTATGTGGAACCTAGCCAGCTGTACCCCAAGCCGCAACCGACCGAAAAAATCCCACAGAGTACGCTGCAAGGCATCACCAACTACTACGACACGGCGCTTAAACGTGAACTGGGCAAATCATTGCCGCTGGCCACTTCACCTGGTCCGGGGACCATTGTCGTCCGGCCGGCCATCACCGGGGTAAGCAGCAAGACCAAGGGTTTGCGGCCTTACGAAGTGATTCCGATCGCCCTCGTGGCGGCGGGGGTCAGCGCCGCTACCGGTATTCGCGACCAGGATACGACCATTGCCACGGAGGTGGCGTTCATTGACGCGCAGACCAACAAGGTCATCGCTCAAGGGGTGCGCAAGGGGGCTGGGCAGCAACTGGACAACAGCAGCCAGGTCATGCAGGCCTCGGATGCCAAGAAAGTGCTGGACAGCTGGGCATCCGACGTCCATCAGTACTATATGCAGATGAAGGCCAAGGCCAAATAA
- a CDS encoding PqiC family protein → MTPLPRITLLIALMALGACRSDPIQFHTLTPAQPAPSFHTAPDEILIEGVNVPPQVDRPQLVIRQGDSSLAILETQWWGATLVDELRSALVDQLSNTRPARKLSLRVDVQRFDSVPGQYALLDARWRLRARDANTQLSCRSTLQTAAGSSIDDVVIAQQANVKRLVALISQAASSTNSTCPVER, encoded by the coding sequence ATGACCCCGTTGCCAAGGATTACCCTGCTGATCGCGCTGATGGCATTGGGCGCCTGCCGCAGTGACCCTATCCAGTTCCATACCCTGACGCCGGCACAGCCGGCACCCTCCTTTCACACGGCCCCGGACGAGATCCTCATCGAAGGTGTCAACGTACCGCCGCAGGTTGACCGGCCCCAACTGGTCATCCGTCAAGGCGACAGCAGCCTGGCCATTCTGGAAACCCAATGGTGGGGCGCTACCCTGGTGGATGAGTTGCGCAGCGCCCTGGTCGACCAGCTGAGCAATACACGTCCTGCGCGAAAGCTGTCACTGCGGGTGGATGTGCAACGCTTTGATTCGGTGCCCGGGCAGTATGCCCTGCTGGACGCACGATGGCGCTTGCGAGCACGAGACGCCAATACCCAGCTGAGCTGCCGCAGCACCCTGCAGACGGCGGCCGGCAGCAGCATTGATGACGTGGTGATCGCCCAGCAAGCCAACGTCAAGCGCCTGGTGGCACTGATCAGCCAGGCTGCTTCGTCGACGAACAGCACTTGCCCTGTCGAGCGCTGA
- a CDS encoding amidohydrolase family protein — protein sequence MKHSDSWLIRNASAILTGLRGAAARHAGPDIRISHGRIAALGALQPLAGEQVLDATDCVVYPGWVNTHHHLFQSLLKGIPAGIDQSLGAWLGAVPYRYRGLFDEHSFRLAARIGLVELARSGCSTVADHHYLYLPGMAFDSAQILFEEAERLGLRFVLCRGGATQVRQAEGAASAGPETLEQYLDDVGRLVRSYHDPAPDAWRRVVMAPTSPPYSMPPEHLRETARAARKLGIRLHSHLSETVEYQNEVQRRYNLSPVTFCAEHEWLGADVWFAHLVKLSPEEIRLLGATGTGIAHCPQSNGRLGSGIADILAMEAAGMPISIGVDGAASNEACDMISETHAAWLMQRAKAGERALPAYAGGELEGGAHAASVEDVVRWGTAGGAQVLGLNALGTLEVGMAADLAVYRLDQPRYFGLHDPGIAPVVGGGRPTLCALLVGGRLSVDNDTIPGLDLAELGSQAREAVLRLQRAAGVRA from the coding sequence ATGAAGCATTCAGACAGCTGGCTGATCCGCAACGCCAGTGCCATCCTCACCGGCCTGCGCGGGGCAGCCGCCCGCCATGCCGGGCCGGACATCCGTATCAGCCACGGGCGCATCGCTGCCCTCGGTGCCCTGCAACCGCTGGCGGGTGAGCAGGTGCTCGATGCCACCGACTGCGTGGTCTACCCAGGCTGGGTGAATACCCACCATCATCTGTTCCAGTCGCTGCTCAAGGGGATCCCGGCGGGCATCGATCAAAGCCTTGGGGCGTGGTTGGGCGCGGTACCCTATCGCTACCGTGGCCTGTTCGATGAGCACAGTTTCCGCCTGGCCGCGCGTATCGGCCTGGTAGAGCTTGCCCGCTCCGGTTGCAGCACGGTCGCCGACCACCATTACCTGTACCTGCCAGGCATGGCCTTCGACAGCGCGCAGATTCTGTTCGAGGAGGCAGAACGGCTGGGCCTGCGCTTCGTGCTGTGCCGGGGCGGCGCAACCCAGGTGCGCCAAGCCGAAGGCGCCGCCAGTGCCGGCCCAGAAACCCTCGAACAGTACCTTGATGACGTTGGGCGGCTGGTGCGCAGTTACCACGACCCAGCCCCCGACGCCTGGCGCCGGGTGGTGATGGCGCCCACCAGCCCGCCTTACTCGATGCCGCCAGAGCACCTGCGCGAAACCGCCCGCGCCGCACGCAAGCTGGGCATCCGCCTGCACAGCCACCTGAGCGAAACGGTGGAGTACCAGAACGAGGTGCAACGCCGCTACAACCTGTCACCCGTGACGTTCTGCGCGGAGCACGAGTGGCTCGGCGCAGACGTGTGGTTCGCCCATCTGGTCAAGCTCAGCCCCGAGGAAATCCGGCTACTGGGCGCTACCGGTACCGGCATTGCCCACTGCCCGCAGAGCAACGGGCGCTTGGGCAGCGGTATTGCCGATATCCTGGCCATGGAAGCGGCAGGCATGCCGATTTCGATCGGTGTGGACGGCGCTGCCTCCAACGAAGCCTGCGACATGATCAGCGAAACCCACGCCGCCTGGCTGATGCAGCGGGCCAAGGCTGGCGAGCGGGCTTTGCCCGCCTATGCAGGCGGCGAGCTGGAAGGCGGCGCCCATGCCGCCAGCGTGGAAGACGTGGTGCGTTGGGGAACCGCCGGTGGCGCGCAGGTGCTGGGGCTGAACGCGCTTGGCACGCTGGAGGTTGGCATGGCAGCGGACCTGGCAGTTTACCGCCTGGACCAGCCCCGCTACTTCGGCTTGCACGACCCGGGAATTGCGCCCGTCGTGGGCGGTGGCCGGCCGACCTTGTGCGCCTTGTTGGTAGGTGGGCGCCTGAGCGTGGACAACGACACGATCCCCGGCCTGGACCTCGCCGAACTGGGTAGCCAAGCCCGTGAGGCCGTGCTGCGCCTGCAGCGGGCTGCGGGGGTGCGCGCATGA
- a CDS encoding bestrophin family protein — MTHALDMKWKCLARTVTYVGWSLLWLLLWDVVVTLDAMLVTGYGFELPLMPLTLLCSALVVLISFRNSSAYNRWWEARTLWGSMVNSSRSLGRQVLTLIDDTHGLNPVKAQLMRRHVAYLHALRMHLGGDKNPEALASLLTESERARLAGTSNLPNDILSGSAELITREFSEGRLDSIRLARIESTLVDLSNWQGGMERIANTPLPYPYVYFPRLFGTLFCIIMPLSLVPSLGWFTPVVSTVVGCMLLAMERIGTDLQAPFGNSQHRIRTEDFCRNIESNLKSMFNSPERGVLSVCGELTPALKRL; from the coding sequence ATGACCCATGCACTGGATATGAAATGGAAATGCCTGGCCAGGACGGTGACATACGTCGGCTGGTCGCTGCTCTGGTTATTGCTGTGGGACGTGGTCGTTACCCTTGATGCCATGCTGGTCACAGGCTACGGCTTTGAGCTTCCCCTGATGCCCCTGACGCTCTTGTGCTCCGCGCTGGTGGTGCTCATCAGCTTTCGCAACTCCAGTGCGTACAATCGCTGGTGGGAGGCCAGGACACTGTGGGGGTCGATGGTCAATAGCTCCCGCAGCCTGGGCCGGCAAGTGCTTACGCTCATCGACGATACCCATGGCCTCAACCCGGTCAAAGCCCAACTCATGCGGCGGCATGTGGCTTACCTGCATGCTTTGCGCATGCACCTGGGCGGCGACAAGAACCCTGAAGCGCTGGCCTCGTTGCTTACTGAAAGTGAGCGGGCCCGCCTGGCGGGAACCAGCAATTTGCCCAACGACATTCTTAGCGGTTCGGCAGAACTGATCACGCGCGAGTTCAGCGAAGGCCGGCTGGACAGCATCAGGCTGGCGCGCATCGAGTCGACGCTGGTAGACCTTTCAAACTGGCAAGGTGGCATGGAGCGTATCGCCAATACACCGCTGCCCTACCCTTATGTGTATTTCCCAAGGCTGTTTGGCACGCTGTTCTGCATCATCATGCCGCTGAGCCTCGTCCCCTCCCTGGGCTGGTTCACACCGGTGGTGTCGACGGTCGTGGGCTGCATGCTGCTGGCCATGGAGCGCATCGGCACGGACCTTCAGGCGCCTTTCGGCAACAGCCAGCACCGCATCCGCACCGAAGACTTTTGCCGCAATATCGAAAGCAACCTCAAGTCGATGTTCAACTCGCCAGAACGAGGGGTGCTGTCGGTATGCGGTGAGCTTACGCCAGCGCTCAAGAGGCTTTGA
- a CDS encoding dTMP kinase: MSRSLFVSMDGPKGTGKTTLLEAVTQALRADGLKVIRICERKSDPFRAQTMALVNQFVRSPSPDLELAVCERFAQSRAWISQQVLPRQPPGSIILIDRWYPSEAAFRRLIPFPEILRLNIASNVRVPDLSVGVVTAPDISWARATARTRGLSSTVMHRFEEHVACTQAFERAVAENGWLLCRNEGTIEDATLQVVSAIQGVLRCP; encoded by the coding sequence ATGAGCCGTTCGCTTTTCGTTTCCATGGACGGGCCCAAGGGCACCGGCAAAACCACACTGTTGGAGGCTGTTACCCAGGCACTGCGTGCTGACGGCCTGAAAGTCATCCGTATTTGTGAGCGCAAGAGCGATCCCTTCAGGGCGCAAACCATGGCCCTGGTCAACCAGTTCGTCAGAAGCCCCAGCCCGGACCTTGAGCTGGCGGTTTGTGAGCGCTTTGCCCAGAGCCGTGCCTGGATATCCCAGCAGGTGCTGCCCAGACAACCGCCGGGCAGCATCATCCTGATCGACCGCTGGTACCCGTCGGAAGCCGCGTTTCGCCGGCTGATCCCGTTCCCTGAGATCTTGCGCCTGAACATCGCCAGTAATGTGCGTGTACCCGACCTGAGTGTGGGGGTCGTCACCGCCCCGGATATTTCATGGGCGAGGGCGACGGCACGCACGCGCGGGTTGAGCAGCACGGTGATGCACAGGTTCGAAGAGCATGTGGCCTGTACCCAGGCCTTCGAGCGAGCCGTCGCAGAGAACGGCTGGCTGTTGTGCCGCAATGAAGGGACGATCGAAGACGCTACGCTGCAGGTGGTTTCAGCGATTCAAGGCGTGCTTCGATGCCCTTAG
- a CDS encoding paraquat-inducible protein A gives MPPPEQLIICEHCDCVYEKALLAKHQKTLCSRCGGVLQRHNGLTVEQRLALTLTAAVLWLFANFYPVMSISLKGLKNSATLWDSVLALSQGPITFMAMVAAISIIIAPAFQLLLLIWVLGYALTARRSPAFKLCMRWLETLRPWSMLEVCLLGAMVAVFKLAGMLDVLPGIGLLALAALSLLMIRIAGRDIRDLWDVP, from the coding sequence ATGCCCCCACCAGAGCAATTGATCATCTGCGAGCACTGCGACTGTGTGTATGAGAAAGCGTTGCTCGCCAAGCATCAGAAGACCTTATGTTCACGCTGTGGCGGTGTGCTGCAGCGGCACAACGGCCTGACAGTGGAGCAACGCCTGGCGCTCACGCTCACGGCGGCAGTGCTTTGGCTGTTCGCCAACTTCTACCCAGTGATGAGCATCAGCCTGAAGGGGCTGAAGAACAGCGCCACGTTGTGGGATTCGGTATTGGCACTGAGCCAGGGGCCGATCACCTTCATGGCGATGGTCGCAGCCATCTCGATCATCATCGCCCCGGCTTTCCAACTGCTTTTGCTCATCTGGGTCCTGGGTTACGCCCTCACCGCCCGCCGCTCACCGGCCTTCAAACTGTGCATGCGCTGGCTGGAAACGCTGCGCCCATGGAGCATGCTCGAAGTATGCCTGCTGGGCGCGATGGTGGCCGTGTTCAAGCTCGCCGGCATGCTTGATGTGCTACCGGGTATCGGCCTGCTAGCACTGGCCGCACTGAGCCTGCTGATGATCCGCATTGCCGGGCGTGACATTCGCGACCTGTGGGACGTGCCATGA